ATTTTTTATGTTGAGCTCAACATAATAAATGTTATGTGAAGTTTAAAATTATGTTGAGTTGAAGCCGATCATTTTAGGATTCTCCTTTATTTATCAACCTATCTTAAATATTTACTGCACATAATTGTGGTGCCCTTTAAGTGTTTTGAGCCACTCCAAGACGCCTGGGTTTTGCCATGGAAGAGATTTTTTGACATTAGGGGCATTAGTATTTTGTAGCATTTTAAGTTTCATTTTCATATCGATCTCCACGTAAACATGTGTGGTATTGATACTTGCATGTCCCAGCCAATAGCTGACCATGTTGATATCATTTCCTGAGCGCAGCAGGTGCATTGCCGTAGTATGTCGAATGGTATGAGGGTTAAAATATTTTCTAGTGATAGATGGGGAAACCGAAACCGGGACGTCCATAAGAAACTAAATAACTTGATAGTTAAAGAATGATCTGTTAGTTAAGTTAGGCATTATGCCAAGACAATCCAGATTAGACGCAACTGGGGTATTACATCATGTAATGATAAGGGTCATAGAACTAAAAAGAATATTCCAAGACGATGCAGACAGGGATAATCTTCTCGAAAGATTGATAACTTAGAAACTTATGGACGTCATTACTCATTATATGTTGCAGGGCGCAAGGATTAAAGCGTAAGGCAAAAGCAATGAACACCGAATGAAAAAACAATAAGAGAAGAAGGGCACAGGCGCTGTGCCCCTACAGGTGTAAAATAATTATGGTGCGGGGTGCAGGGGGAAAACCGGGCAGACAGCCGCCTTCGCCAAGGCTATGGCGGGCCATGCGTCAGGCCTGCCCCTACGAAAGACAAATGGATTCCCGATCGAGTAGGGAATGACGGACTAAAATTGAACCGCAGAGTGTAAGTCAAAAAAATTGAGACTGTGGGACATAGATAAAAAGGTAAAAAATTACTTGATTTACCTTTTTACCCACTCCATGTCCTGTTACCAGCCGCTCGGCGTATTGAATGGGGCCATGACCCCTACAGTATCAATCTGGTGTATCTCTCCTCCCCAGATTTTGTATATATGCATGGCTATCATGTCAAAGGGATCATATTTTCTTTCTACCTTATCCCTGCCAGGGTCATTAAGAAGCCTGTACTCCTTTTTATCCATCTTATGACGAAAATTGGAAAAGCCTATTGCAAGCCCGGTCTTTGTATCTGCTATTTCAACCCTCCTATCAACAATGTCACTTATATATTCAAAATTCTGTAGATTGATCTGGCTCCTGCATGTGACCATGCCCAAAAGACCAGCCGGCCGTGGCGCTGTACCGGGGATACCTACTCCGCCCAAATGCCCGCCTGTCGGTGCGGTTCGATATCCGTTTTCAATCCTGTCGCAGTCGTCTGCAAAGGGGGCGAGATTACCATTGTTCAGATCAACCGCATCATAATATGATTTTGCAATATGGATAAGCCTACCGCGCGAATCCGCGTATTCATATGGTATTTCCATGGGGATGGCAGGCCTCACCTTTTTGAGTGTGTCAGGTATTTCAGTTCCGCGCAGTAACGAGACAAGGTGCTCTGCCTCAACAATTTTGCCATTGGAAAGTTTTAACCGGAATCCGACTTGTGCGGGTTTTCCTTCGGACTGCATTATAACCATACCTCCTACTTGTTGTGAAAAGGTATCGGGCACTATTATTTTGAATTCAGTGGGGCCCGCAGTTGCTGTTTTCCAGAGCCCTTCGCCGGGCTTAATCTGTTTTGCATTTTCCACTGTCCTCGCATCCCTGGCAAAGGACATATTTCCAGGTGTATGTGTCACCAGCGCTGAAAGGTAGTCATCTGCCATCTTTATCAGGCACTCACGGTCACATTCAGCAGCAAAAATATTTGAAATATTGAAAGCAAACATTACAACTACTGCCAGTAAGAAAAAAAATCGTCTCATAAAATCTCCTTGTTTTAAAATATATTACCAGCCGGAAGTGGCTCCAAAGGGCGCATTCACCATTACTGCTTCAATAGAGATGATCTGTCCATTAACAATCTTAAACATCTCGGCCAGGAGCAGGGAACGGGGTTTATAAAATCGTGTTGGAAGTTCATCAAAAGGGGTCGGGAAAAATTCAAAGTCTTCTCTTTTACCGGGCATATCAAAAATAAACATTCCAAAGACCAGACCCCTTTCCTCATCAGCCATCAGAAAGCGGCGGTCTCTGATCTCCGTGATATAGGCGTAGTTCTTATTATCAAACTGTTCCTTGCATCCGGTTGCGATTGTTGCCGGGTTATTGGTGGTCTGGGTGCCGTTTTCAAAGCGGTTACACTCCTTGTGAAAGGGTACTATATCGCCTGTGTTTTGTTCTATGCCTTCAAAATAGCTGTTAGCGATTTTTATCAATTTATCGCGGGGAGAACGCTCCGATTCGGAAAGCACCTTTGCATATATTTGCCTTGGCTCTTTGAGCGCTTCCGGGCTGGCGAATGAGGCCTCATCTTTTCTTGCCACGATAGTCTCAATCTCTGTTATTTTATCGTTTGCAACCTTTAACCGAACCATGAAATTGGCAAGGAGCATTGATTCTTTGACCACGCCAAACACCATAACCTGACCCACCGAAGGATCTGCCATGTATTGTTTATAGTTTATCTCCTTTGCCGTCTGAAAAAGCCCTTTACCGAGCTTAATGGGGTAACCGTTCTCTGTGATCTTAACATCCTTTGCAACCACCAGACTTTGAGGATTGTTTTTTACAAGCTGGCCAAGATAGTTATCCATCACCTTTATCAGCCCCTCTGAACCCATTTTACCGGTTGAGGCAGAGGTATTATTGCAGAGCACAAAAAGGCACAACAATGAAAAAGTGATAAAAATAAGTGCGTTGATAAAATATTTTTTCATAAGATCTTCTCCTTTAATTAATATCAAAATCCACACCCTATCGGGGTGATAATGTCAAGAGGCAATGCCTGAACATTATGAACCTACAAAGCCTGATAAATACATTATTGCGTGCTATACCTACACGTCATGCCAGACTTGCCTGCCAGTCTGTAGCTTTTACGAAGGCTGGATCTGGCATCCAGTTGCTTTGAGAAAAACCTGGATTCCCCGATCATGTCGGGGAATGACGATGGGGGTAGGCCATCATTCCACGGCTTGACCGTGGAATCCAGCAAAAGAATCTCTAAAAATAACAAAACGTTGCTTACCCCTATATTACATAAAAGATAGCTGCGAAACTTTATTTCATAAACTAGTACTGCAACCTAAACATGCCATAATTCATCAGATTTCTACCTCCATACGCCTGATGATATCATCCTGAACCCCTTTGCCAAGATCAGTAAAATAGGCGCTGTAGCCTGCAACCCTTACAATCAGGTCCCTGTGATTTTCCGGGTGCTGCTGTGCGTCCAGCAGCTCTTCGTTTCCAACGACATTAAACTGTACCCACTTGCCTCCCATATCGCCATAAGTTTTTATGAGAATGCCAAGTTTTGCAAGCCCTTCACTGCCTCCAATAAACGACGGGTGCAGCTTGATGTTAAGAAGCGCAGACGCGCATGCTGCCTGGTTGATTTTTGCGGCACTCCTCAGCATGGCTGTTGGACCCTTTATGTCCATGCCCTGGGCCGGCGATACTGTTCCATCAGATAATGTTGTTCCGGCATACCTGCCGTCAGGGGTTGCCCCGATAATCGAGCCCCCTGCAAACATGGATGAAATCGAGGCTCCTCCGATTCCCCTCACCTTTGCGTTTGCGGGCCTGCCAAAGGAGCGGTAATTTGATTCCACATCGATCAGAAAATTATAGAGGTCTGCTGCAATCGAGTCTGCATAATCATTGTCATTTCCATATTTGGGTGCATTCAGGCATAATCTCCTGATATCATCATTGCCTTCCCAGTTTGCATCCAGTGCCTGTTTTAGTTCTTTAAGGGCGATCCTCTTTGTTTCAAATACAACCTGTTTGATAGCCGCAAGCGAATCCGCTGTATTGATAGCCCCAACCGGTATCATTACAGCCCTGAAATCATATGGGGGTATGGCGTCCCTGTTGGAGAGCGCCTTACCCATCCTGACACCATCATGCATAAGAATCGTCTCAACTATTTCAACAATATCGTTATAACCATAAACATCCCCTGATCTCCCGGACACAAGAAAGCTGTGTTCATGCCATATACCGATAAAATATTTCAGATAATCCTTAAACCCTGCGATGAATTCTTCAAAGGTTTTGCTGTCCTCAACATCCGGTTTATGCGGCCCCACTTCCAGCCCGGTTCTAGGGTCTGTTCCATTGTTCAGATAAATTTCAAGAACCTTTGGAACCACAAAGAACAGGCCGGCTAAGAAACTCTGTTTGCCAGGGACAGCAGGGTCCACACAGCCGGCCAGGTGATAATCACGGGCCTCAATAAGTGGAATGCCGCCGGATGTCATGTAGTCAATAAAGGAACCATCCAGCGCAAGGGCTGGCATACCGATACCGGTCTTTACCACCTCCAGGGCCTTGAGCATCAGATCTTCCGGTGTGTTCTTATGCACCCTCAGGGTAATGGTGTGGTGAGGCGTCCTGACACGGGTTGCCGCCTCAAGGACGAGCCAGGTCAGTTCATTGCTGGCGTCTTTGCCATCAGCCGTGACACCGCCTATGGTCATGTTGCGCCATTTTGCAAACCCTGAGTGCTGGGAGCGTTTTGCTGCTGAAAGCTTTATATTTTCAGGTCGCATGCTCTTTACACGCAGTTCACACAGAAGGTCCAGCACCTCTTCATCAGTGATCTTTCCCTCATCCCTCTCTTTTTTATAAAAGGGGTACATATACTGGTCAAACCTACCGAAATTATGTGTTGAGCTTGGTGTTGAGATGATCTGGTTGAACCATAAGGACTGCATGGCCTGATAAAAATTATCAGGGGAATTGGCAGGAACAATGCGGCAGGCTGAGGCAATACGTTCAAGATTTTTCCTGCACACAGCATCTGTTTCCTCCGCCGCCATTCGTATAGCCTCTTCAGCATATCTTTCAGCAAGCCGGATTATTGCCTTGAGCACGATCAATGAAGCGGTCAGGAATTGTTTTTTGTTAACAGCCTCCAGAGAAAAAAACCTGAGATTTTTAAGCTCTTCCTCGATCTCCTCTATTATAGGGTTAAGCCCTTTCATCCATCGCCCAAAGTCAGTATAACAATCAGTAAAGTTAAAGGAGAGGCAGAGGCCGCTCCCCGCATAGGCGCCCCTGAATTCATCCCTGTTTTTCATGGGCGGTAATGTAATACCGACCTTAAGATAGTTAAAGAACCTTTCGTCAAAGAGCTTTGACTGCGCATACTCGGAACACCTGGTTGACCAGTACCTGCCCAAATCTCTCATAAGGGGCCAGTCCGCATCATCCATCGAGATAATCCCATCTTCTACTGCGACCCTGATTGCATCCTCTTTCCAAATGCCCAGGAACGGATCAATCTCTGCCCCCCACGGTTTACTGGCTCCTTCACCAACAAACAGTTCATCCCTGTAAATAATCAGCGGGATATTTTCCAGTACATTTGCATGGGCCATGGCATATCTGATTATAGCGGGTTCTCCTTCAGTCTGTTTACAGGACTCTGTAATCAGCCGCGCCTTCTCAAAACAGAGGGGAAATTTTCCCCTGCGAATCTTAATTGCAGGATCTTTCATTTTTAAAACCTTTTTAAGTCTAGTACCTCTCATAAATCGGTACAAGGTTGCCGTATTTTGCAACCAGTTTGTTCCAGTCTTTAGGTAATACTATCTTTTTTGTAACAAGGGCATTATTGAAAAATCCCGGCCCTACGCTCTTTAACAGGCCTATAAAGGAGCCCGGCCCGCCGGCTACCAGGATCATGAGGTTTTCAGTATCCATTTTAGCCGGATTTGTGACCTCTTCAAAACCGGAGATTACAACCGGTTTGCTGTGTTCTGCTATATAATCCTTGACCTTCTGCTTTGTATACCCTTCACCTGCCAAAACCTTTGCCCAGGATGGAATAAGAATAACGCTCGACATGCTGGTGGTACCCATGGTTACAAGGGTATTAAGAATCCCTTTTGCATCTGTGCCACCCGGGACTGTCTGAGTAAAGGAGTTGGGAAAGAAGACTGTTACAGTGTTGTCTTCTTTCGTAAAGCCGCGCTCAACACTCAAGGGCTCCCAGGGGCTATTCTCTTCATCCTCACCTATCACAAGGCTGTACTTGCCGGGGTTGCCTATGACACCCATGTCCTCGATAGCCTTTCTTGCCCCGCCGATATTCTTTACGATCAGCCCCACAGCCCTGCCGATTGCGGAATTGGCGATATTGCCCGGGCTCAACGATCCGGAACCGGAATTGACATGTATATCTCTTCTGATAGGGCCGTTTATGGTAAGGGATGGGGCCCATGAACCTGTGCTCACCTCAAATGTATCAAACCTCGCCTTTGGATCTGAAAATGCCTCCACTGTTGCGATCAAAACAGGCATGTGGGTAGGGAGCGCACCTGCCATAACCGCGTTGATGGCTATCTTTTCGATGGTGGCCTTTCCTTTTCGCGGTATGATCTTTCCCATAATATGATCGGGCGGAAGATCAGTCCCTTTGAGCATCTCTGCTACTGCCGCTTCAGTTGGCGGAATAATAGGCAGACCATCGCCCCACCCCTTGCGGTAAAAGAACTGGTTTATCTCCTGAAGTGTCCCCTTAAAAGCAACCCTTGGGCTCTTGCCTGTCTGCTGTTTCGGGGATTTCTCTTCGGCCGTAAGAGGTCTGACCAGGGCATCAACAGCATCCTTCATGGCGGCTGCTACACCCTCTTCAATATCAGCAATGATGGTAGATTCGCAGGGCACTGTTTCTCCTATAACCCTTATCCCGGGCATTCCCTTGCTTGAAGCGGCTGAATGGGCATCATTAACAAAACCTACATTAGCCAGTAACACGACCGGCTTATTAAAGTCCTCGACTGATATTCCGGTATAGACGAGGTACTTTGTGCAGGAGCCTCAGTCACCTACCAGGAGAATTGCTGCGTCAATATCATTTACCCATGCAGTAAATTTCTCTTTATTTTTTGTCTCGATCTCATTCACATTCGGCTCTGTAGATTGAAAAATGGTTGTCTGGATATCGGGGTACATCTCCTTCAGTCTCTTATCGACTGATTTTGCCATGGGCATGGCTGCACGTTTAGTGTTGACGTATAACCCGATCTTTTTTCCTTTTAGGCTATCGAGCCTGGGAGAGATTCCACGCATGGGGATCGGGTCTACATCTGCCCAGGGGCTTAATGCCTCATATTGAATTTGCTTTTCTGTACCGGAATTTCCTGCGTCTTGAGCCATGGATGACCCCTGAAAAGCGAAAACGGCCAGAAGCCCTGTAAAAAGTGCTGATAATAATCTGTTCATGTCAGTCTCCTTTTCTTTTAAATTTGTTTTTATTACATGGCTTATAAAAAGCATATATTGAACCTGCTTTTTACGCCTTTTAACTTTCTCTTATCACACCATCACGAATAATAAGCTTTGGATGCCTTTGTTTCTTATATAAAGGTATGCCGCTGCCTTCTTCCTCTGTTATCAGGCTCCTGAAGCGGCGCAGCTCCCCATACTCTTCCATTGGTTCAGCGAGTTTTTCAAAGATCGATGTCATTGTGTTCATCATATTATCCGCTATATCCCAGTTCACCTCCATGGCGCCTGTTGGGCAGAGCTGTTCACATAACCAGACCATGCAGGGGCCGCAGGTATTATAGTTTATTTTTGGTGAATCGGCCAGATCAATGCTTTTAGTGGGACAGTTATCCATGCATTTAGTGCATTTGGGATAAAGGCATATATCCGCATTATGCACTGGCTTAAGTTTAACCATATCGGCCATTCCCTCTCCGCCGCCAAGGTCCATTACTGCCCCGTAGAGTTTATCGTATTCTTTCCTGTCAGGTAATTCCGGTATGAGGTGAGTATCTCCCTGTGCTATCCTCAGGCTGCGCTGAGTGATATCCTTTCCGAACTCCCTTGCCTCTTTCAGGTCGATTTTATCAGGGTGTCCATCAGTATAATATGGTTTTGGCATGAGCGGTATGAAACCGCTGCCATACCAGTCATTCCAGCCGGTAACTGTGAGCCCCTTTCTCCTTAGCCCTTTTACCACCCTTTCTATGTAGCCCCCTGCGCATGTGCCGTGTGTGCAAAAGGTAAATCCATATTTGCCTGTCAGATCAGGCATGGCACTAATAAAATCTGTTACAGGAGCGGGCTCCTGAAAACTCTGCACAAAGGAGCCCAGACCAATCAAGTCATATTTTGATAATTTATTGATATCCACATCCTTCATAGGTGCGATATCACATTCATTAAAGAGCTCTTTGATGCCGGAGTGTATTTTCTCAGCTATCTGTTTTGTGTTCCCTGTCCATGAGTGGTAGATTATTATACTTCTCATACAAATATTCTCCTTCTTAATTTTTAACGATACCAAATAGTAGCAGGGAAAATATAATATAGTTGCCCGAAATTATTGTAATCTGCTATCTTTCACGGGCAGGCACGGGGGCCTGCCCCTACAGATTATAATTATTTCCCTGTACCCTGTGCCCTGAGCCCTGTACCTTGAGCCCTGTCTCAACCCTATCCATCTCTTCCAGCGCCCTGCGCCTGCGGTAATATGATGGCAGCAGCAGGATAAATACAACAATGGCCATCAGTATCACCAGTGAAGCTGATTCAAACATAATAGAATAATTATACATATCATACACCATACTGCCTAAAACAGGACCGAGAAAAAGGCTTACATCTATGCCGATATACAGGGTATTGCTGGCAACCCCTCTCTTAAGGGGTGTTTCGGAAAGCATGCACATGGAATACATTGCAGGCTGAAATGCGCCGAATCCTAAAGATGCAACAGCTGCGCCAATGAGCATTGTGCCGATTGTTTTCGCTGATCCTATTATAATAAATGAGAGGGCCATTATTATCAGGCTTGGGATAAGAATCCTGGTTAATCCGTATCTATCGGTCAGATAACCGCTTGCCGGTCTTGTAATTACAAGGACTCCTGCCAGTACAGTATAAAATGAGCTTATCCCCGAAATATTGAGCTCTTTTGCATACTCAACAGTATACACATTATATAATGACCACCCTAAATAAATAAAAAACATAACCAGTGCCATGGGAATCGCATGAACAGAGGCTATATTTTTATACCATGCCCCTGTGCTTAATATATCTTCCTTTGTTTTTTTATCCGGTAAAAGAAAAAGACCCGGAATGAGCCCCAGAAATGAAATAACCGCTGCAAAAAGAAAAACAGA
The Desulfatiglans sp. genome window above contains:
- a CDS encoding tyrosine-type recombinase/integrase, giving the protein MDVPVSVSPSITRKYFNPHTIRHTTAMHLLRSGNDINMVSYWLGHASINTTHVYVEIDMKMKLKMLQNTNAPNVKKSLPWQNPGVLEWLKTLKGHHNYVQ
- a CDS encoding MFS transporter; this translates as MKSSKTGVPVTIWNRNFICILLISFILAISHFAINPLIASYALHLGASAHIMGLLTGIFFGVAFSMRPISGPVLTKFDKRKLMILVFFIGGVANIGYALFDNISAFIAFRLLHGLQYALVGTLTMTLAGDNLPKEKMASGMGIYGLSSSLSMALAPTLGISILNFGTNLKNENFGFTSVFLFAAVISFLGLIPGLFLLPDKKTKEDILSTGAWYKNIASVHAIPMALVMFFIYLGWSLYNVYTVEYAKELNISGISSFYTVLAGVLVITRPASGYLTDRYGLTRILIPSLIIMALSFIIIGSAKTIGTMLIGAAVASLGFGAFQPAMYSMCMLSETPLKRGVASNTLYIGIDVSLFLGPVLGSMVYDMYNYSIMFESASLVILMAIVVFILLLPSYYRRRRALEEMDRVETGLKVQGSGHRVQGNNYNL